A genomic region of Candidatus Brocadiaceae bacterium contains the following coding sequences:
- a CDS encoding tetratricopeptide repeat protein has protein sequence MAERAIPSRTLIVIGLVFLALVAVHLLWSGDAARDQAGEPVLDGIRIVEKDGVVEIEPPTAATADDLAILMQGRIRRLLHGAEAERRAAAVEMAGLINGPAGRDMLAQLGPDMRSDLRRALLGHQAPDKGLNDPDPVVSAGCRDALIGIWRTSGSSVRDGYLRQGLTALEAGQVDTALQVFRKVERLGGTAPPDLYRLLAEAYLAKAQPDDALAACHKALLADAQHFPALYAMARAYAQMGKVDQADKALAVALAVYRDFSEAKELQAAIRPTPAPDAAP, from the coding sequence ATGGCAGAGCGAGCGATACCGAGCCGGACGCTCATCGTGATCGGGCTCGTCTTTCTGGCCCTCGTGGCGGTCCACCTCCTGTGGAGCGGCGACGCGGCGCGCGACCAGGCCGGCGAACCGGTCCTTGACGGCATCCGGATCGTCGAGAAGGACGGCGTGGTCGAGATCGAGCCCCCCACGGCGGCCACGGCCGACGACCTGGCCATCCTGATGCAGGGGCGTATCCGCCGCCTGCTCCACGGCGCGGAAGCCGAACGCCGCGCCGCCGCCGTGGAGATGGCCGGCCTGATCAACGGCCCCGCCGGCCGCGACATGCTGGCGCAGCTTGGGCCCGACATGCGCTCGGACCTGCGCCGGGCGCTCCTGGGCCACCAGGCCCCGGACAAGGGCCTGAACGACCCCGACCCCGTTGTCTCCGCAGGATGCCGCGACGCCCTGATCGGCATCTGGCGCACGTCCGGCAGTTCCGTCCGGGACGGCTACCTGCGGCAGGGGCTGACCGCACTGGAAGCGGGCCAGGTCGATACCGCCCTCCAGGTGTTCCGGAAGGTGGAGCGTCTCGGCGGCACGGCGCCCCCGGACCTCTATCGCCTCCTGGCCGAGGCCTACCTGGCCAAGGCACAGCCGGACGACGCCCTGGCGGCCTGCCACAAGGCGTTGCTGGCCGATGCGCAGCACTTCCCGGCCCTCTACGCGATGGCCCGCGCCTACGCGCAGATGGGCAAGGTCGACCAGGCGGACAAGGCCCTGGCGGTTGCCCTGGCCGTCTACCGCGACTTCTCCGAGGCGAAGGAACTGCAGGCCGCCATCCGGCCGACGCCGGCACCGGACGCGGCCCCCTGA
- the argH gene encoding argininosuccinate lyase has protein sequence MKKPWSGRFVKDTDEAVEQFTESVSIDHRLYRQDIRAGVAHAQMLQKCGLITLEDLTAVCEGLARIEQEIDAGSFEFRVPLEDVHMNIEAALIERVGDPGRRLHTARSRNDQVACDMRLWCREAAEGCRARLRECQRALVAKAREYSDAVMPGLTHLQHAQPVLLAHVLLAYVEMFARDDSRLADCGARLNVSPLGACALAGTSLPTDPQSTAEALQFDRCFSNSIDAVSDRDFVIEFAFDLSMIAMHLSRMAEDWVLWASAGLNFVDLDEAYCTGSSIMPQKKNPDVLELMRGRCGRVYGDLLALLTMLKGLPLAYNRDMQEDKAALFDAFDTVDRSLQLAADLVRNAAFKRDNMRNACRTGYLDATSLAEYLVRRGVPFREAHAAVGRAVHQAASDETPLSKLSLDQLRGFCPAIDEDVYDVLGIENCVANYRSHGSSSPAEVERQLAEWGERLADDPASQTRLESGHQNGP, from the coding sequence ATGAAGAAGCCCTGGAGCGGCCGGTTCGTCAAGGACACCGACGAGGCCGTCGAGCAGTTCACCGAATCGGTCTCGATCGACCATCGCCTCTACCGGCAGGACATCCGCGCGGGCGTTGCGCACGCGCAGATGCTTCAGAAGTGCGGTCTGATCACCCTCGAGGACCTGACGGCCGTCTGCGAGGGACTCGCCCGGATCGAGCAGGAGATCGACGCGGGCTCCTTCGAGTTCCGCGTGCCGCTGGAAGACGTGCACATGAACATCGAGGCCGCACTGATCGAACGCGTCGGCGACCCCGGGCGCAGGCTGCACACGGCCCGCAGCCGCAACGACCAGGTGGCCTGCGACATGCGGCTCTGGTGCCGCGAGGCGGCCGAAGGATGCCGGGCCCGGCTGCGCGAGTGCCAGCGCGCACTCGTGGCAAAGGCCCGGGAGTACTCCGACGCCGTCATGCCGGGCCTCACGCACCTGCAGCACGCCCAGCCCGTGCTCCTGGCCCACGTGCTGCTGGCCTACGTGGAGATGTTCGCCCGGGACGACTCGCGGCTGGCCGACTGCGGCGCACGGCTGAACGTCAGCCCCCTGGGCGCCTGCGCCCTGGCCGGCACCTCGCTGCCCACCGACCCGCAGAGCACGGCCGAAGCGCTGCAGTTCGACCGCTGCTTCTCCAACAGCATCGACGCGGTCAGCGACCGGGACTTCGTGATCGAGTTCGCGTTCGACCTCAGCATGATCGCCATGCACCTGTCCCGCATGGCCGAAGACTGGGTGCTCTGGGCGTCGGCGGGGCTGAACTTCGTGGACCTGGACGAGGCATACTGCACCGGCTCGAGCATCATGCCGCAGAAGAAGAACCCCGACGTGCTCGAACTCATGCGCGGCAGATGCGGCCGCGTCTACGGCGACCTCCTGGCCCTGCTGACCATGCTGAAGGGCCTGCCCCTGGCCTACAACCGGGACATGCAGGAGGACAAGGCCGCGCTCTTCGACGCGTTCGACACCGTCGACCGGTCGCTGCAGCTCGCGGCCGACCTGGTGCGCAACGCCGCCTTCAAGCGCGACAACATGCGGAACGCCTGCCGGACCGGCTACCTGGACGCCACGTCGCTGGCCGAGTACCTGGTCCGCCGCGGCGTGCCCTTCCGCGAGGCCCACGCCGCCGTCGGACGCGCCGTCCATCAGGCCGCATCCGACGAGACCCCCTTGAGCAAGCTCAGCCTGGACCAGTTGCGCGGGTTCTGCCCCGCGATCGACGAGGACGTCTACGACGTGCTGGGCATCGAGAACTGCGTGGCCAACTACCGGTCGCACGGTTCCTCGTCGCCGGCAGAGGTGGAACGACAACTGGCCGAATGGGGGGAACGCCTGGCGGACGATCCGGCGTCACAGACCCGCCTTGAAAGCGGCCACCAAAACGGGCCATAA
- the nikR gene encoding nickel-responsive transcriptional regulator NikR gives MTDTVRFGVSLGLGLLDEFDQLIRKQGYPNRSEAVRDLIRRRLLEEAWQAPEHRTFAVLTLIYDHHTMGVSERLMELQHESHTQVIGSFHVHVDKETCLEAVVLKGRGRDLRALADRMIALKGVQYGHLNMAESVGHAH, from the coding sequence ATGACGGACACCGTACGGTTCGGCGTCTCGCTCGGCCTGGGGCTGCTCGACGAGTTTGACCAGTTGATCCGGAAGCAGGGGTATCCCAACCGCTCCGAAGCCGTGCGCGACCTGATCCGCAGGCGCCTGCTCGAAGAGGCATGGCAGGCGCCCGAGCACCGCACGTTCGCCGTGCTGACGCTCATCTACGACCACCACACCATGGGCGTCTCGGAGCGGCTCATGGAGCTCCAGCACGAATCGCACACGCAGGTGATCGGGTCGTTTCACGTGCACGTCGACAAGGAAACGTGCCTGGAGGCGGTCGTGCTCAAGGGCAGGGGCAGGGACCTGCGGGCGCTGGCCGACCGGATGATCGCGCTCAAGGGCGTGCAGTACGGGCACCTGAACATGGCCGAGAGCGTCGGCCACGCCCACTGA
- the metG gene encoding methionine--tRNA ligase: protein MDKRRFTVTAALPYANGLLHVGHIAGCYLPADIFVRYLRARGDQVAFICGSDDYGVPTALSARKEGKTPREVAEHYRAEQKRDFDGLGVSFDIYSGTSATDIHREISQGFFRKLLEAGYLEKRSTEQLYDPEAGMFLPDRYVEGTCHHCGAGGARGDQCETCGKTIDPSLLIGPVSVVTGATPEVRRTVHWFFRLPEFEDRLRDWLEGHPEWRPMVRNFTLGLLGAGLPVRPITRDLEWGVPVPLPDDPDADGKVLYVWFDAPIGYVSFTEQWCRERGEEPGAYQRWWKDPDCRIVHFIGEDNVVFHALIWPAMLMGEATYQLPHNVPANCFLNIRFPGQDEAKISKSRGTAVWIRDYLQDYAPDPLRYYLTMIAPEQQRTAFQFDDLIRRNNEELMAALGNFVHRNMTFVHRYFGGKVPARGELTDQDRAQLDAVAALPDRVAALLEEYRFKDALGEVMAAARDGNKYFDHRQPWALRKSDPAACATVINVCLNTVKTLAVVMEPFLPFAAARTAAMLSAGSEELTWQAAAQPLPEGRPLGEPVILFEKLEPPAEKDAGGRDA, encoded by the coding sequence ATGGACAAGAGGCGATTCACGGTTACGGCGGCGCTCCCTTATGCCAACGGGCTGCTGCACGTCGGCCACATCGCCGGCTGCTACCTGCCGGCAGACATCTTCGTGCGCTACCTGCGCGCCCGCGGCGACCAGGTGGCCTTCATCTGCGGCTCCGACGACTACGGCGTGCCCACCGCGCTGAGCGCGCGCAAGGAGGGCAAGACGCCCCGCGAGGTGGCCGAGCACTACCGGGCCGAACAGAAGCGCGACTTCGACGGCCTGGGCGTGTCCTTCGACATCTACAGCGGCACCAGCGCCACCGACATCCACCGCGAGATCAGCCAGGGCTTCTTCCGCAAGCTGCTCGAGGCCGGCTACCTGGAGAAGCGCTCCACCGAGCAGCTCTACGACCCCGAGGCGGGCATGTTCCTGCCCGACCGCTACGTGGAGGGCACCTGCCACCACTGCGGCGCCGGCGGGGCCCGCGGCGACCAGTGCGAGACCTGCGGCAAGACGATCGACCCCTCGCTGCTCATCGGCCCGGTGAGCGTCGTCACGGGCGCCACGCCCGAGGTGCGCCGGACCGTCCACTGGTTCTTCCGCCTGCCCGAGTTCGAGGACCGCCTGCGCGACTGGCTGGAGGGGCATCCGGAGTGGCGCCCGATGGTCCGCAACTTCACCCTGGGGCTGCTCGGCGCCGGGCTGCCCGTGCGCCCGATCACGCGCGACCTGGAATGGGGCGTGCCCGTGCCGCTGCCGGACGACCCCGACGCCGACGGGAAGGTGCTCTACGTCTGGTTCGACGCGCCGATTGGTTACGTTTCCTTTACCGAGCAGTGGTGCCGGGAGCGCGGTGAGGAGCCGGGCGCTTACCAACGCTGGTGGAAGGACCCCGACTGCCGGATCGTCCACTTCATCGGCGAGGACAACGTCGTCTTCCACGCCCTCATCTGGCCCGCCATGCTCATGGGCGAGGCCACCTACCAGCTCCCGCACAACGTGCCCGCGAACTGCTTCCTGAACATCCGGTTCCCGGGCCAGGACGAGGCGAAGATCTCCAAGAGCCGCGGCACCGCCGTCTGGATCCGCGACTACCTGCAGGACTACGCGCCCGACCCGCTGCGCTACTACCTGACGATGATCGCGCCCGAGCAGCAGCGCACGGCCTTCCAGTTCGACGACCTGATCCGGCGCAACAACGAGGAGCTGATGGCCGCGCTCGGCAACTTCGTGCACCGCAACATGACGTTCGTGCACCGCTACTTCGGCGGCAAGGTGCCCGCGCGCGGCGAGCTGACCGACCAGGACCGCGCGCAGCTCGACGCGGTGGCCGCCCTGCCCGACCGCGTGGCCGCGCTGCTGGAGGAGTACCGGTTCAAGGACGCCCTGGGCGAGGTGATGGCGGCCGCACGCGACGGCAACAAGTATTTCGACCACCGTCAGCCATGGGCGCTGCGCAAGTCCGATCCGGCCGCCTGCGCGACGGTCATCAACGTCTGCCTGAACACGGTCAAGACCCTGGCGGTTGTGATGGAGCCCTTCCTGCCGTTCGCGGCGGCCCGCACGGCCGCGATGCTGTCGGCCGGGTCCGAGGAACTGACCTGGCAGGCGGCCGCTCAGCCGCTGCCCGAGGGGCGCCCGCTGGGCGAGCCGGTCATCCTGTTCGAGAAGCTGGAACCGCCCGCAGAGAAGGACGCAGGGGGCCGGGACGCGTGA
- the thpR gene encoding RNA 2',3'-cyclic phosphodiesterase, protein MRTFVAIELDEACRTALARAVDRLKPLAGRAVRWVRPDAMHLTVKFIGELRPTDLPVAIECMQPPAGRVPPFSIEVGGLAAFPPRGAPRVVHVGVHEPTGALAALHGELEEALREALGVRREGRRFHAHVTLGRVKDVRGCPPVEAMAAEQPEARFGIVEVDSFLLMHSELRPDGPVHTPLHRFALGGAEGGR, encoded by the coding sequence GTGAGGACGTTCGTGGCCATCGAGCTGGACGAGGCGTGCCGGACCGCCCTGGCGCGCGCCGTCGACCGCCTCAAGCCCCTGGCGGGCCGTGCGGTGCGCTGGGTGCGGCCGGACGCGATGCATCTGACCGTGAAGTTCATCGGCGAGCTGCGCCCGACGGACCTGCCGGTCGCGATCGAGTGCATGCAGCCGCCGGCCGGGCGGGTGCCCCCGTTCTCGATCGAGGTCGGCGGCCTGGCGGCGTTTCCCCCGCGCGGAGCGCCGCGCGTCGTGCACGTCGGCGTGCATGAGCCGACGGGCGCGCTGGCTGCCCTCCACGGCGAACTCGAGGAGGCCCTGCGCGAGGCCCTGGGCGTCCGCCGGGAGGGGCGGCGCTTTCACGCCCACGTCACCCTGGGCCGCGTGAAGGACGTGCGCGGGTGCCCGCCCGTCGAAGCGATGGCGGCCGAGCAGCCCGAGGCCCGTTTCGGCATTGTGGAAGTGGATTCCTTCCTCCTGATGCACAGCGAACTGCGTCCGGACGGCCCCGTCCACACGCCCCTGCACCGGTTCGCCCTCGGCGGGGCGGAGGGCGGGCGATGA
- a CDS encoding hexose kinase → MIVTVTLNTTVDRILEVPDFRVGVHARARVRHLQPSGKGINVARGLARLGVHARAAGFVGRDQAQTYADSLGADGVDCALCTVGGRTRMNTTILDPVAGTTTHLREPGFEVGPDDLARLRSALCEVLAGLDRPTASFSGSVPPGMTPDDYAGLLVACRQAGARLIVDAGGPALAAAVATDVVDTLKPNLLELGECLGRPVGPDEAPAAAAELLGRVRTVLVTLGADGAWLVRAGQTIGGICRLRDDEVRNVVGCGDAFLVGWLKGESLGADPAESLRWAVAAGAACAMTEETVGYTSADVEALRPRCEPCPPAGSPGRPPPRGRGRRPCTCSGRPMV, encoded by the coding sequence ATGATCGTCACCGTCACGCTCAACACCACCGTGGACCGCATCCTGGAGGTGCCCGATTTCCGCGTCGGTGTGCACGCGCGTGCGCGGGTCAGGCACCTTCAGCCGTCCGGAAAGGGCATCAACGTGGCGCGCGGCCTGGCCCGCCTGGGCGTGCACGCACGGGCGGCGGGCTTCGTCGGCCGCGACCAGGCCCAGACGTACGCCGACAGCCTGGGCGCGGACGGGGTGGACTGCGCGCTGTGCACCGTCGGCGGGCGCACGCGCATGAACACGACCATCCTGGACCCGGTCGCTGGCACGACCACGCACCTGCGCGAGCCGGGCTTCGAGGTGGGGCCGGACGACCTGGCGCGCCTGCGGAGTGCCCTCTGCGAGGTGCTGGCGGGGCTGGACCGGCCGACGGCGAGCTTCTCCGGGAGCGTGCCGCCGGGCATGACGCCCGACGACTATGCCGGCCTTCTCGTGGCGTGCCGCCAGGCGGGCGCGCGGCTGATCGTGGACGCCGGCGGCCCGGCGCTGGCCGCGGCGGTTGCCACGGATGTCGTGGACACGCTGAAGCCGAACCTGCTGGAGCTGGGCGAGTGCCTGGGCCGGCCGGTCGGCCCCGACGAGGCGCCGGCCGCCGCAGCCGAGCTGCTCGGGCGCGTGCGCACGGTGCTCGTCACCCTGGGCGCCGACGGCGCCTGGCTGGTGCGCGCCGGGCAGACGATCGGCGGCATCTGCCGTCTGCGCGACGACGAGGTGCGCAACGTCGTCGGCTGCGGCGACGCGTTCCTGGTCGGCTGGCTGAAGGGCGAGAGCCTGGGCGCCGACCCCGCCGAGTCGCTGCGCTGGGCGGTCGCAGCCGGCGCCGCCTGCGCCATGACCGAGGAGACCGTCGGCTACACGTCGGCCGACGTCGAAGCGCTGCGGCCGCGCTGCGAGCCCTGCCCCCCGGCGGGTAGCCCCGGGCGCCCGCCGCCCCGCGGCCGGGGACGCCGGCCATGCACTTGCAGCGGGCGGCCGATGGTGTAG